One window from the genome of Nicotiana sylvestris chromosome 9, ASM39365v2, whole genome shotgun sequence encodes:
- the LOC104250130 gene encoding uncharacterized protein, producing the protein MPPISKMGMLKSFQLLEINIISAQDLEPTSKKMKTYATAWVHPTRKLTTGVDVEGGNNPTWNDKFVFRVDEEFLRQDTSAVHIEIFSVHWFRDSLVGTVRVLVRNLIPPIRAHGHHNHHLGMRFVALQIRRPSGRPQGILNIGVALLDGSMRSMPLYRQMSTSAVGYRDLMEEDTHLPRNNESKQNNTSTSSNNNNNNNNSNANNINTLKPILRRSRSERSERVTFDDISMGNSSMVAIPSKTKAKTQEKESSILSISFEPPTHMMKKKGKASSFISGAELREKPKSEGKKGKSGSVLSDSIVSKESSSYNWANNEKPKPKPKLKLIELEMGNKNEPTTKVIDEQSITKSKGLGVSDKPKETTIPQIGKPIMKYSGNEYGGPKGPIQNGKFVYGGPLKANSLFSESEIGPSASEVAAALVEKRYPLDDKKSSVLDGWSLDESVEGLRSKLERWRTELPPIYDRGMDSSSYHSTGRHPRRHSDGGSSLFSCFGNICGFECQCICGKPQRRSLNNKYRSPSTASRSWL; encoded by the exons ATGCCACCAATTTCCAAGATGGGAATGTTGAAATCATTCCAACTCTTGGAAATAAACATCATATCCGCCCAAGATTTGGAACCTACATCCAAGAAAATGAAAACCTACGCCACCGCGTGGGTCCATCCGACGCGAAAACTCACCACGGGCGTTGATGTCGAAGGTGGCAACAACCCTACGTGGAACGACAAGTTTGTTTTTCGAGTGGACGAGGAATTTCTCCGACAAGACACCTCTGCTGTACACATTGAGATTTTTTCCGTCCATTGGTTCCGAGACTCTCTCGTCGGAACGGTTCGTGTCCTCGTCAGAAACCTAATTCCTCCTATTCGAGCTCATGGCCACCATAATCACCATCTTGGAATGCGTTTTGTTGCACTGCAA ATACGTCGTCCATCAGGTCGTCCTCAAGGTATACTGAACATCGGTGTGGCGTTGCTTGATGGTTCTATGAGAAGTATGCCACTATATAGGCAAATGAGCACGTCAGCAGTTGGATATCGCGATTTAATGGAAGAAGACACACATCTACCACGCAATAACGAAAGCAAGCAGAACAACACCAGcaccagcagcaacaacaacaacaacaataataatagtaACGCCAACAATATCAATACTTTAAAACCTATACTACGACGATCAAGAAGTGAACGTAGCGAACGTGTCACGTTCGATGATATTTCCATGGGTAATAGTTCAATGGTTGCAATTCCCTCTAAAACAAAGGCAAAGACTCAAGAGAAAGAGAGCTCAATACTTAGTATTTCATTTGAGCCTCCAACTCATATGATGAAAAAGAAGGGAAAAGCAAGTTCTTTTATTAGTGGTGCAGAGCTAAGGGAAAAACCAAAATCAGAAGGTAAAAAAGGTAAATCAGGTtctgttttgagtgattcaattGTGAGTAAAGAGTCATCTAGTTATAATTGGGCCAATAATGAAAAGCCCAAGCCCAAGCCCAAACTCAAACTTATTGAGTTAGAAATGGGTAACAAAAATGAGCCCACAACTAAAGTAATTGATGAACAATCAATTACAAAGTCCAAAGGCTTGGGAGTTAGTGACAAACCTAAAGAGACAACAATACCACAAATTGGAAAGCCCATTATGAAGTATAGTGGAAATGAATATGGAGGCCCAAAAGGCCCAATTCAAAATGGCAAGTTTGTTTATGGAGGCCCATTAAAGGCAAATTCTCTTTTTTCCGAGTCCGAAATTGGGCCTTCAGCATCTGAAGTGGCAGCTGCATTGGTCGAAAAGAGATATCCATTGGATGATAAAAAGAGCTCGGTTTTGGATGGTTGGAGCTTGGACGAGAGCGTTGAGGGGCTCCGGTCGAAGCTTGAGAGGTGGCGAACGGAGCTTCCACCGATATACGATCGGGGGATGGACTCGAGCAGCTATCATTCGACCGGACGTCACCCGAGAAGGCATTCGGATGGAGGGAGTAGCTTGTTTTCTTGCTTTGGTAATATTTGTGGGTTTGAATGCCAATGCATTTGTGGGAAGCCTCAAAGGAGAAGTCTTAACAACAAGTATCGTAGCCCATCAACTGCTAGCCGATCATGGCTTTGA